From Hippea alviniae EP5-r, the proteins below share one genomic window:
- the rsmH gene encoding 16S rRNA (cytosine(1402)-N(4))-methyltransferase RsmH, whose translation MKHKSVLLKESIVAIEPKSGGIYVDMTLGAAGHTKKILELSSPDGVVIAFDKDKEAIKHAEDTLKKTYEDRLILINDDYANLREHLDRLNIETVDGVIMDLGVSLDQLTSDRGFSFNVDAELDMRMDRRKPLTAEQIVNHWDLEDIERILRVYGEEKFSRRIAKAIVKNRPITSTKQLAEIIELAVPRNVSRKIHPATRSFQALRIVVNDELESLQIGLKSAIESLSPKGVVCVISFHSLEDRIVKNIFRDYKKEGIIRPLTKKPITPTEDEIKSNRHARSAKMRCAIRLPQEA comes from the coding sequence ATGAAGCACAAAAGTGTTTTGTTAAAAGAGAGTATAGTTGCCATTGAGCCAAAAAGCGGTGGTATATATGTGGATATGACGCTTGGTGCTGCAGGACACACAAAGAAGATTCTTGAGCTCTCTTCTCCCGATGGTGTTGTTATTGCATTTGATAAGGATAAAGAAGCAATAAAGCATGCAGAAGATACACTTAAAAAAACCTACGAAGATAGACTGATTTTGATAAACGACGATTATGCAAATTTAAGAGAGCATTTAGACAGACTGAATATAGAGACAGTTGATGGTGTGATAATGGACTTGGGCGTCTCTTTAGATCAGCTAACATCCGATCGTGGCTTCTCTTTTAATGTTGATGCAGAGCTTGATATGAGAATGGACAGAAGAAAGCCTTTAACAGCAGAGCAGATTGTCAACCATTGGGATTTGGAAGATATAGAGAGAATCTTAAGGGTTTACGGTGAAGAGAAGTTTTCAAGGCGTATAGCAAAAGCAATTGTAAAGAATAGGCCTATAACAAGCACAAAACAGCTTGCCGAAATTATCGAGCTTGCTGTTCCAAGAAATGTGTCAAGAAAAATACACCCTGCAACACGCTCATTCCAAGCTTTAAGAATAGTTGTAAATGACGAACTTGAAAGTCTCCAGATAGGACTGAAAAGTGCTATAGAGAGCTTAAGCCCGAAGGGTGTGGTATGTGTAATCTCGTTTCACTCCTTAGAAGATAGAATTGTTAAAAACATTTTCAGGGATTACAAGAAGGAAGGCATTATAAGGCCATTAACCAAAAAACCCATAACGCCAACGGAAGATGAGATTAAATCAAACAGGCATGCTCGCAGCGCCAAGATGCGATGTGCCATAAGATTACCGCAGGAGGCTTAA
- a CDS encoding sugar phosphate nucleotidyltransferase: protein MNKVKGVIMAGGFGTRMQPLTHSTPKPMVPVMNIPMMEYMLENLIKAGINEIVILLYFLPDVIREYFKDGSRWNVKIEYVLPDADYGTAGAVRQAKEFLNTTFIVVSGDVITDFDLSKIIEFHFKKNSKLTIGLTSVDNPLQFGVVIANSDGKIEKFLEKPSWGEVFSDTINTGIYVIEPEILNYVPVGESFDFAKNLFPLLMKEGIDLMGYTLDGYWRDVGNPDSYREVHKDIFFKRVNIQPKGKKIEFAEGVLYAFGDFKMGENVKIIDTVVIGDGVEIGKNCILSNACIGKGSKVGNDCNIRNSIIWHNVSVGDKVIMDNGVVCNDVKIGNGVKAKAGVVLAEGCDVGQLATFEQDIVVWPNKKIDAASIVKNSIIWGSRFRNTLFENGIISGKTNIELSCDVACKIGEALGSQLPVGSKVLVGRDYSTAARMIKRAFVSGLLATGIVVVDMKTVPLVVLRHAINRDENIVAGAYFKRDLSDPSAVELIPFNEYGLKLDTNSSKAVDKSFFKEEFRRVDYKQIGKIIDNQIIRDEKFYKYSHEIERLIDHKIIRESNIRVVVDLLYGITKDVFPYIMTMLQIDNITLNAHTDEVKLANISHYEKKSLNDISMMVKGLGLDLGILIYPYSQRRVLVDDKGEILSMTLALNAVLDLMNREAKRVGRKMKILLPSWSADLNDNYFENLSIMRGKYTDFGIKQLKEFDMIAKVDGNCAFPQFSLYRDAIFSSLKLMELLAKNSTRLSELGRDMQDFFYKSWSVGCPQLKKGKIMKRFLDEAKKKQYSTIDGIKVWESNTDWIMVMPDPYSEQLNIYIQAINENKGMEIYEHYISLINNWLKES from the coding sequence ATGAATAAAGTCAAAGGTGTTATTATGGCAGGTGGTTTTGGAACAAGGATGCAACCTTTGACGCACTCAACTCCAAAACCAATGGTTCCCGTTATGAACATACCTATGATGGAGTATATGCTTGAAAACCTTATCAAAGCAGGAATTAACGAGATAGTAATACTGCTTTACTTCTTGCCAGATGTAATAAGAGAGTATTTCAAGGATGGTTCAAGGTGGAATGTCAAGATAGAGTATGTACTGCCCGATGCAGATTACGGGACAGCAGGAGCAGTAAGACAGGCAAAAGAGTTTCTAAATACGACATTCATCGTCGTAAGCGGCGATGTTATTACAGACTTCGACCTTTCAAAAATAATAGAGTTTCACTTTAAGAAGAACTCAAAACTAACCATAGGCTTGACTTCTGTTGACAACCCACTGCAATTTGGTGTCGTAATAGCAAATAGCGACGGAAAAATAGAGAAATTCCTTGAAAAACCAAGTTGGGGAGAAGTATTCAGCGACACAATAAATACAGGCATTTATGTGATAGAGCCAGAGATACTGAACTATGTGCCCGTGGGCGAAAGCTTTGATTTTGCAAAGAACCTGTTTCCACTCTTAATGAAAGAAGGCATTGACTTGATGGGATACACGCTTGATGGATACTGGCGTGATGTGGGCAATCCAGACAGCTATAGAGAAGTTCACAAAGATATATTTTTCAAAAGGGTAAACATTCAACCAAAGGGTAAAAAGATAGAGTTTGCAGAAGGTGTTTTATATGCATTTGGTGATTTTAAAATGGGTGAAAATGTGAAGATAATAGACACCGTCGTGATAGGCGATGGCGTTGAAATTGGAAAAAACTGTATTTTAAGTAATGCTTGTATAGGGAAAGGCAGTAAAGTTGGTAATGATTGCAATATTAGAAACTCGATTATATGGCACAATGTGAGTGTTGGCGATAAAGTGATAATGGACAACGGCGTTGTGTGTAATGATGTCAAGATTGGAAACGGCGTAAAGGCAAAGGCCGGTGTTGTGCTTGCAGAAGGCTGCGATGTTGGGCAGCTTGCAACATTTGAACAGGATATTGTTGTCTGGCCAAATAAAAAGATAGATGCGGCATCAATCGTAAAAAACAGCATAATATGGGGCAGCAGATTTAGAAACACACTCTTCGAAAACGGTATAATAAGTGGAAAAACAAACATAGAGTTAAGCTGTGATGTAGCGTGCAAAATCGGTGAAGCCTTAGGAAGTCAACTGCCCGTGGGAAGCAAGGTGTTAGTCGGAAGAGATTACTCAACGGCTGCACGAATGATAAAAAGAGCATTTGTCAGTGGACTGCTTGCAACGGGTATTGTTGTTGTTGACATGAAGACTGTGCCTTTGGTTGTTTTGAGACATGCTATAAACAGGGATGAGAATATAGTTGCAGGTGCCTATTTTAAAAGGGATTTGTCAGACCCTTCAGCCGTTGAGCTTATACCATTTAACGAATACGGTTTAAAACTGGACACAAACAGCTCAAAAGCCGTTGATAAAAGCTTTTTTAAGGAAGAGTTTAGGCGTGTAGATTACAAGCAGATAGGCAAAATAATAGACAATCAGATTATAAGGGATGAGAAGTTTTACAAATACTCACACGAGATAGAGAGACTAATAGACCACAAAATCATAAGGGAGAGCAACATAAGGGTTGTTGTTGATTTGCTTTATGGAATCACAAAAGATGTGTTTCCATATATTATGACTATGCTTCAGATAGACAATATAACCCTAAATGCCCATACCGATGAAGTTAAACTTGCAAACATATCACATTACGAAAAGAAGAGCTTAAACGACATATCGATGATGGTTAAAGGACTTGGCCTTGATTTGGGAATACTTATTTACCCATACAGTCAAAGAAGAGTTTTAGTTGATGATAAAGGCGAGATATTGAGCATGACACTTGCTTTGAACGCCGTTTTGGATTTGATGAATAGGGAAGCAAAGAGAGTGGGAAGAAAGATGAAAATACTTCTTCCAAGCTGGTCTGCAGACTTAAACGACAACTATTTTGAGAATCTCTCTATAATGCGCGGCAAATATACGGATTTTGGTATTAAACAGTTAAAAGAGTTTGATATGATAGCAAAAGTTGACGGCAACTGTGCGTTTCCGCAATTCTCCCTATACAGGGATGCAATATTCTCTTCTCTTAAACTGATGGAGTTGCTTGCCAAAAATTCCACAAGACTGTCAGAATTGGGAAGGGATATGCAGGATTTCTTCTATAAATCCTGGTCTGTTGGCTGCCCACAGCTTAAAAAGGGTAAAATAATGAAAAGATTTCTCGATGAAGCAAAAAAGAAGCAATACTCAACCATTGACGGCATAAAGGTTTGGGAGAGTAATACAGATTGGATTATGGTCATGCCAGACCCTTACAGCGAACAGCTGAACATATACATACAGGCTATCAACGAGAACAAGGGTATGGAGATATATGAGCACTACATATCACTTATAAATAACTGGCTGAAAGAGAGTTAG
- the mraZ gene encoding division/cell wall cluster transcriptional repressor MraZ gives MFRGRFEYTLDEKGRVKIPPKFKEVIKDKHINTLVLTVFDECIYAYPYDVWEELEKKAVNLPLTNKAARRFKRMFFSSAQDVNIDKQGRILIPSVLREDAEIDKDVVILGNLDHIEIWSKQKWENESKALREAEDELAEEIEKLGIF, from the coding sequence ATGTTTAGGGGCAGGTTCGAATACACATTAGACGAGAAGGGTAGGGTAAAAATCCCACCAAAATTCAAGGAAGTAATCAAAGATAAACATATAAATACGCTGGTTCTGACGGTTTTTGATGAGTGTATATACGCCTATCCTTACGATGTGTGGGAAGAGCTTGAAAAAAAAGCCGTAAATCTGCCATTAACAAACAAGGCTGCAAGAAGATTTAAAAGAATGTTTTTCTCGTCTGCCCAAGACGTAAATATAGACAAGCAGGGAAGAATACTAATTCCTTCTGTCTTAAGGGAAGATGCCGAAATCGATAAGGATGTCGTAATCTTAGGCAATTTAGACCACATAGAGATATGGTCAAAACAGAAGTGGGAAAATGAGTCAAAAGCCTTAAGAGAAGCAGAAGATGAATTAGCCGAAGAGATAGAAAAGTTAGGAATATTCTAA